In the Streptomyces sp. BHT-5-2 genome, one interval contains:
- a CDS encoding IclR family transcriptional regulator, with protein MAKTKNAAEEPAEERRGAGSVQSVDRAVSVLESLARLGEAGVTELADELGVHKSTAFRILGVLENRGLVEQEKERGKYFLGAGVLRLAGAAAIRLDISQEGQPVCRALADETGETANIAVLDGDAAVNIMQARGAAAVTAFNWLGRRTPLHATASGKVLLAHLPRERREALLGRKLPRFTDGTLTAPAAVRDQLTAVRADGFARTAEEFETGLNAVAAPVRSYDGAVIGAIGVSGPAYRMAPERLPELTEAAVQAAAELSRRMGYGG; from the coding sequence ATGGCGAAGACGAAGAACGCGGCGGAGGAGCCCGCCGAGGAGCGGCGCGGGGCGGGTTCCGTCCAGTCCGTGGACCGCGCGGTGAGCGTACTGGAGAGCCTGGCCCGACTGGGCGAGGCCGGGGTCACCGAACTCGCCGACGAACTGGGCGTGCACAAGTCGACGGCGTTCCGGATCCTGGGCGTGCTGGAGAACCGCGGCCTGGTGGAGCAGGAGAAGGAGCGCGGCAAGTACTTCCTGGGTGCCGGGGTGCTGCGGCTGGCCGGCGCGGCCGCGATCCGGCTGGACATCTCGCAGGAGGGCCAGCCGGTGTGCCGGGCACTGGCCGACGAGACCGGCGAGACCGCCAACATCGCGGTGCTGGACGGCGATGCCGCGGTCAACATCATGCAGGCCCGGGGCGCCGCCGCGGTCACCGCCTTCAACTGGCTGGGCCGCCGCACCCCGCTGCACGCCACCGCCAGCGGCAAGGTCCTGCTGGCCCACCTGCCCCGGGAGCGCCGGGAGGCGCTGCTGGGCCGCAAGCTGCCGCGGTTCACCGACGGCACGCTGACCGCCCCGGCCGCCGTGCGGGACCAGCTGACGGCCGTCCGCGCGGACGGATTCGCCCGCACCGCCGAGGAGTTCGAGACCGGGCTGAACGCCGTCGCGGCGCCGGTGCGCTCCTACGACGGCGCGGTGATCGGGGCGATCGGGGTCTCCGGGCCCGCCTACCGGATGGCCCCGGAGCGCCTCCCGGAACTGACGGAGGCGGCGGTGCAGGCCGCGGCCGAGCTCTCCCGCCGCATGGGGTACGGCGGCTGA